Within Populus trichocarpa isolate Nisqually-1 chromosome 6, P.trichocarpa_v4.1, whole genome shotgun sequence, the genomic segment TTCTCAAAGGCAGAAGTTTTCGACATGGCCCAAAAACCAAAGCAAAAGATTTGCTGACTCTGTTCTGCACAGGTAAGACAGCAATTTgtgatacaaaataaaattaaaaaaaaaaaaacatgaacacaaCGACTTACATTCAAATTGTTTCCTCGTACAATGGCCTATAAAATGCTGCTGATGTCAGTCAGTTACACTCAAacaaaacccaacaaataacaataatgaaGGAAGCCTCactgaaggggaaaaaaaaagtataaagaaatgaaaaaatggAGACCTGTTGCAGGCCTCAGAAATGACGAGGCACCGTTGCCTCTTTCTATAATTTGCACATTATCACACTTCACATGTGACATGGCTTCTTAACAAAACTCCCTTGTGTTTCTGTAAcacaagggaaaaaaatgaatcgaCTCAGGCATCAAACATGGTACCCTGATACTAAcgcaatatatatttattatacacATGGATGATGACGGATAGTGAAACTATATGCACAGGTCTTGGCATGATGAGTTTATGCACAGTTCTTGGCACATCATTGTGCAGCAAATCCCCCTGACGCCCCACAGAGAACATCACTCAGAGCGTGGAAGCAAGAACCCGAAACCAGAGTTTTCACGAATTATTGAAGGAGGATCGATGTCAGCTATGTCTACTTGTTGCATTGACTTGGAGATGTCATCCACAGAAAATGGGATGCTGCATGACAATTAAACTGTAACTAAGGACAGAAGGATCGTAGGACATGTCTGTTTAAGTTCAAACAACAAATATGTTGCTGTTGCATgtaagagaaattaaaattctaCCTTGAATCATCgtccaaaagaaaagaattgctAACAGCATTGTTCGAATCCTCTGTCATCATAACTCTCATACTAGATATAACCTGTATAGCTATagttttagaacaaaaaaagtGTGTATATCTCACAGGAGTGTACAACAATaacaagaatgaaaataaaccagtttaattcattttcaactGACAACACAAAAGCAAAGCATTCTGCCAACTTTAGAGCAACTTACATCTGAAGACACGCTATGGGTGCCATATTTATCATCCCAGTACATGGTACTGATCCTGTACAGCTGCTGTATGCTCAGCACCTGAAAATGCagacaccaaaaaatatttttgattactataaaaaaaagatgcgaGAATAAGATCcagtatagaaaaagaaaagatcataAAGAGAAGAGGCACTGACCGGGCAAAGCTCTTTTGTTATTTCATTCAAGGTCTTTTTGGGCTTTTGATGTATGACCTGAGTAGTGATATTGAAGGATGATGGTCAGTAAACCAGGCAATACTCATTAATGAGAAAGATCTAAAAATCCAGTCTCTTACTAGGAATCCAACAGCCTGTCTTATATGCTTTAATTCATCCCAAGCTGAGCCTGCAAACTGTAAATAAAAAGATACTTGGTAAACAAATAACATAGCACTGCAAGGAATCCACAGCTGAAAAACATTATGACTGCTCACTTCCTCAGTTGCCTCATAGCACCACTGTTCTAATTCAGCCAAACCAGCTTTTACATATTCTCCATTACTGAATGAGCAACACTCGCGCCGTAAAAGAAGACTGCAGGTGCGCATAAAGCAAGGCATTACATAATTTTCATgggaagagagggagagggggtgAGTTTTGAATGTATTTACCTGTTGAACAACTGAACATTGATGAAAGAGAATATTTGAGTGAACACTTTACGCACTAAGAAGGGAGGTACCTGAAAAACAGATTATCAATGTGAATGATACCTTTCCAAGAAAACAGTTCCATAGTTGTTATTACATCCTCTATAGAATTGTAACTCACATTGTTCGCTTTCATTGTCTTCAAGTAGCTATTTAAGCTTTTGACGATGCTTTGCCAATGAGCAATTAAAGCTTGCTGAGCAACAGCATTAGCTTGAGAGCGACCTTTCACTAAACTTGCCCTGGAAGTCCTTGGTGCCTGTACAatgtttgaaatatatttaacttgcataAGCACAATGtacccaaaaaaaatttcattagcACACAAACACAGGTTGCCCGCTTTGGTCAGTCATCCACTCTTTCAGGATGTGGGCACTCCCTGTCTACATCCCAGGGCATGTGGaaaaagcttaatttttttaaaaagctaccAAGAGTAGTAACTATTGAATCATGCTTAATGAAGTAGCTTAGAAACAACCTGAATGCATAACCCAAGCAGTGGGGAGATTTCTTTCTTCAGATTGTCTCGTATCATTCCATATATCTTCTCAAGGAAGGCTGTAAGTTGCTGCTTGAAAAGTAATGCTGGATACTTAGCCTCAACCTGTCGCAAGTCATCCAGTCTACTAAGCCCCCGACTGTTAAGAAATGAAAGTCCAGAACTCTGAGGAGATGCCCTTAGCCCCTGAATAGCAAgaacaattagaaaaaagaaaaaaaattacaagaagaTGCAAGACACTTCTATAAAACACGAATTTACTTGAGACATTCTCCCAAAAAGAGAAGCAGATGATGTTCTCCGTCTTTGTGGTGTCAAGCTAGCAGCACCACTTGCTTTGAGTGTGtgttgcagcagcagcagcaatgtGGATGAATTAGATAACCAGTAGGCTAAGACATCATTGTTATCAGGGACCTTCGATAAGATAAACAGGTAGCCAACATCAGTCCTATCTAGTCAGTTTACAACTAGTTTGAGGTGAAAGCAAAATCAGAAGGCAATATATTGTGATTTTGTATAAAAGAAAGGGCAATCTGATATTTGAACACCCAAAAGATGATACTTTACCTCAATGGAAGAAGCTATTGTCTGAATGATACGATCAAAAACAGTTGTCCTTTCAACTTCAAATGACCTCCAGTGAAGAAGACATTTGTATATGACACAGGCTGCAACTGGTTTCCCCCCGGAGAATCCCAAGTTCTGTGATACACATTTGATCAGCAGGTCCTGGTTCTCCTGAATCAAAAATGCAGATGGCAAGAAAAGAATTAGCAAGAGGTTAAGATCTTAGAGGTATCAAAGATTATGACCCTTGGTCCTCGATGGaacaaaaaaatgcattttaccATCTCTCATTAATGTTGTTTACTACATCATTACTGGATtaagaaatcaataaaatgaGTGCTTTACTTGCCAAAAGCCACTTACCTGCTGCTTTTCATTGAGAGATTTCTGTGGTTTTTCCTCAGATTCTGGTTCACGAGCATTTGATGCAGCAAGAATTATGTCCTGAGATATGGAGTCCACAGAGAAAGAATTTAGAAACAAAGCCTTAATCTGAATACATTACAGTAGCTgatctatcaaaaaaaaaaaaatattcccctCACCGATGCCACCTTCACCTCTCCATTTGCAACATTCCCATTCACAGGAGTCCTCTGcaatttaataaataacatgaaattCTAGAACCCTTTAGATCACAATGTTATGACAAAGAACAGATGAAAATTCCATTTCCACCTGGATAATCATTGATTTTGGTCGTGCAGACAAAGATTTCCCTGTTGGTGACATAGTCAGTGCCTGTTGACGAAGCACTTGATTCTCTGACTCTGAGTTGGAAAGTTTCTCCTCCAGCCTGCAATATAAATGAACCTTTAAtgtataaagcaaaaaaaaaatctagagagagggagaggagggGGGAACATGTGTGCATGCAAAGCGCGGACACAGGTAAAATCAAATGGATGACTATAAGCTATGAGAAAAGTACCCACTTGCAAACACAAGTATCGCATTACAAGGGTAAAGTTATGAAGGCTGATGTCAAGTAGGCAGACAAGAAAACGGAAGGATTGCATTAATTTAATCAGGGATAAGCTGATCATCAATGGCATACATACAATTCTATCATATGGCATAAGTACTAATATCCAACCAGTTCCACTCCATGATGCATTCACAAACCTCTGGACTGATTCCTGAAGCTGATCCATTTTTTTCGCTGCGTCTTCTAGTTTCTTAGCCAATTCTGAGTTTCTAGCCTCACCATCTGCATGAGCTTTCCTTGCCTCTTCTGCTGCCTGTCTTTCTGAGAGCAGCAAAGCCTGAACGGTTGCAGAAATTTATTCAGGTCCCAATAGCATCCACAAAAGCAATGTTCTAGCTatcattaatgttttaaaaattgttttatcatGTTAAAATATCCACACAAAACAGGTTCATCTGTCAAATTTCGAACACAGTCAAACCCATGTGCTTTGTTAAATTCAGTGAACACATACAAATTTTATCAGAAAAGTTGGTAACAGGGATGGATAGGTCTAAAGTTTCACTATTTCaaaatgttataaatataaaaaggaaggtGTTTGAGAAAAATTAGGTAGTCCTATTAGCATGTGCCAGCCTGCAGTTTCTTGCAGGTCAAGGTTGATCTACATAACAGTGAAGAGCTGATGACACATGCAAACATACTGCATAGGAAGATGCACAAACTCCAAAAAAATCCACAAAAAGATCCCAGGAAACATTTACATGCAGGAGTATTTCAAGCAACAAGCTGAAAAGATTAATTAGTTTCAAGGGAGGGATTTCTACAATAACACATGGTTTTTGAAGTTCACTTTGCAGTCATCAGTCATGTAATAGGAAGAAGTTCTCATCATTGCCAGTAGTAAAGAGAATAACCACCTGATAGTCTTCTTATAAGATGCATGCAAATGAtaagaaaagatataaatatacattGGGGAAAAAGCTACCATGATCATCCATATTAAAGAGCTTACCTTCAAACTTTCTACCTCAGCTGTTAATGATTCAACCTTTTCTGTGTCTTGAACTATTACAGGGGTCTCCTTAATAATTGGAGGTGCTTCTTCAATTGCTTTCTGAGCTTCCTCTCGTTCTTTGATTACTCTGGCATTTGCATCTTCAACTTGGATTTGCATCTCACGCAAAGCATCTTGTAACTTGGCAATTTCTTGTGCCTTTTCCTCTTCCAGATCAGCCTGCAATTCAAATGAACACCAGATGAAATTGTGCCCAGTGCAGTTTGTATTGCCAGCACTGATATCAAAGAAAATACAGTACCCTCAATCTCTTCTCTAACTGCAATCGCCATGTTAATTCTTCTACACGCTTTTCTAATTTGTCTTTTGCTTCTTTAAGGGCCCCTGTTTCCTTTGCAGCCTGAAAACTTATATTAATTAGTATTATCTGAATCTTTCCCTCTAAAATAACACTAGTCAccttaaaagtattttaaaaagaaaaaacataaggaATTTGATTTAACCATTTTGAGCTTCCTAAGCTCTCTACGGGCAACCCTTTGCCTCCAACCACATTGAGAAACTAATGCAGCCTTCTGAAGTCTCTTGTAATAAGAATATGCTATGTGGTGACGCAATTTTGCCTGATAGACACCAAGAAAATCATCAAAGTAGTAAACtcagtttcaaattaaaaagaataaaagtcaACTTGATTCCAAGTATAATAACAGAAATTTATGGCCAGCATTCTTTAAGAGTTGAACAGCTGTGTTTATATACTATAGGAGAATGTGATTGCAAGAGGTGTGAGGATGGGACCTGGATAATAATCGCAGCTTTAGTTTGCTTTCTGAATCGGAATTCATTGCGAGCAGTCATTGCCCTTAAGCCTGTCTGCAAAGAGATCGCTGACAAACATAGAGTCAAGTAGGCTTTCCTGGCAGTGTGTCGCCTGAAATTCTTCTGAATTTTTAAAGCTGCTGCTTCTTGCCGCAACCCCTCGTATAGCATGCGGGCCGATACACCTAATATTAATGGCAAAAAACAAGGGTGTAGCTTCATCAGGATTTTTGTGGCTAAAAACAGCGGTGGAAATTGAAGATGTGCAGTCATGGCAACCAATATACTATGTGTAAAAAGTAACCTTATAAACAATACATTTAGGGTGAttggatagaaaaatatttactcaCGAACCATTTAAACTTTATGCATCATGGATGATTTTATATGTGATTTCATAACTCACCTGTCTTATATGTGCATGTGCACACAACTGTTTCTGTACAGATGCAATAAAACttgcaagaaataaaaagaaacacatGCACACCAGCAATTGGTCAATTGACATCACTAAGTCTAAAATGCTCCAATTCATGAGGTAGAAGGGTCAGTTATAGCCTTTTTATAAAGATGGGTTAATTTGACCAAATCGTATGGTACAGGGACATCTGGTGATTTTAATCCAAATTCAAACATGAATGAACCTGGGTACATGTGTCTACAGTCTGTCACTGGACTATGTTGTCTCTACTTAATGTACAACAAATGAACACAGTAAATAATATCAGAAGCCAGTTACAAACAAGTTTGGTTTCAAAGGAAGTTAAGAGGATACCTCGGCAATGAGATTGTAAATGGAAGGCAGCCCGACGCAATGAAATGAACTCTTTGCGTGCAATATACGTGCGGATTTGCCTTTGTATGGTTCTAGCTGCGTTTCCAAGTACCTCTGTTCTTCTTGCATCCAGTTCAGCCATCTGACCTGCTCTGAGAAAGACTTTTGTCTTGCCTAGCTGCAAAACCAGTCATGTTGAACATGGTAAGATAACTTGTAAATTCCACTGGCAAGATGCAATATAGACAAAGACAATGTACAGATTGACAGCATCCAGGAAATACCAAGAAACATAACATAAACAAGAATTTGGGGACTTTTACTAACAGGTTTCCACACATACACATGCAGATTGTAAGTATTTCACGGTAGTTATCATTTTTAAGGATTCAGAGATTCCAGTGAAACTCCTAAATCCCATGCTGATGAGAATGGGACATTTCATCTGGGCATCATACACTGCTTATCCCATAATGTGTTAATGACAGGACATGTACAAATGTGATGGTAATCAGCAATCACTTCCTGGTCATCTCTCCCTGGAACACCTAACATAACTTAAATACTAATTGCAATCCTATTTTGCATAGGCCACCTAAAATTTCAACTGAATACCATTGTAAGCTTTGAAGCTCAATAACCCTCTGTTCATCCCTTCATACATTTTATCCCTCTCCACCAGTCTTATCACAATGCCCGGGATAGGTATGGCAAATTATATCCCTGCTGCAGAAAGATTCAAGGATGATGAATTAAAAGAGATAATATCATTACCTGATAACCTTTCAATCCCATTTTATCCAAAATCATTTGGCAAGCAACCTTGTCATCATGGCTGTATAGGAAAAAGACAACAGGAAACACAGAAAAATAATGAACTGCATGGAAGGAAAAGGAAGTGCTAAAGCAAGAGgtatgaagaatttttttttgttacttcaaaTTATGACTTACTTTCCTTCCAAAACTTCTGGAGCAAGAACACCAAAACGGAGAAGAAACTCATAAAATGTCCGCCTTGTAGGATACCCAGCACAGCTAATCCTAATTGCCTCAAGAACAccctaaatgaaaaataaatttcacaatTACTTTAATGGTTAGTATTGCAGCACATAATGGTTAAACTtgttcatttgaaaaaataaatgaagcacGTCAAACAAAgaattacataaaatatatagccTGATTATACTTACACCACAGCGTAGTTGCTGGATAATATTAGCATTCTCAAATATTGCAGGCTTTAGTAAATTGTTTGGCTTCACACATCTGATATAGTGAGGCTCTGTAGAATTCAAGGTCTCCATCAAAGATTGGAGTTGTAGCTGCAGTgtttaaaacatattatatctaaaaaaattgagtaaaaGTATAACAGCACtagatttattaaaaactaGCAAGCATGCAATTTAAATGcattaaaagtgaatcttacagcCATGGTGAGACAAAGAGCACCATCATACTTCAGGTTTGGTGCACATCTATCTAGCAGTACTTTAGTGTTCCTCAAAATGATTGGCATGCTACATTATTGAGGATTTCACAAAGTGGTTATTTCTCTATTAACTTTCAGTTGCAGCATGTCAAgttgatatggttattttaTCACCGTTGCATTGCCATTGATCATAAATTTGTTCCATAATCAACAAGTAGGTGCCACCATTGGGCTcttattttcagaaaataagtTCATTGATTACAACAAGTCACTTCATTCAATCTAGGAAAACTGAGAAGAAAGTAAATCATCTCGTACCTTAAAACGTGACCCAATGGAAGAAAATTTAGATGACTTTGAAGATTCCTCTGGAAGTGGAGGAAATAGGCTAGCTGCAAAAGGGCATTTGGAAGCTGTCAAAAGATCCTGATGTTCTGCCACTACataatctttgtttttgtctagGAACTGATCAGCCAAATACATCACCtggaaggagaaaaggaaataagTATTTCAGAATCGATTGAAGTTtaagaaaattgaacaaaaaatataaagacgAACTGTTTTACCTCCCCTGCATAGTGAGATATGGTAAAGCTAGTACGAGAAAGCTTAGGCTTGATGAAGCGcttgttgtttttaaatgtcTGGTACAATTTCTGAGCAAATGTTTCATGTGTAGATTTAGGAAACATGCTGTAAGAAGCAATTATAAGTACATGAGTCTCCagccaaacaatttttttttcaaatcatagaaTCAAATACTAGCTACATACCAGGCTTCATCAAGAAGTGCTATGATACCCCCAGGTTTCTGCAAACAATTGTACAAGACAGTAAACACTATGAGAGATAAAATAGAGAACGGGACAAGGCATAAATGGATGAAAGAATATATTGCAATTGGACACAGATCCACGGATTCTTCAGTGCCCTGTCAAGCATAATATCAttcaaacaaatgaaaattataGAAATGAAACACAATGTCAAGAAAAAGTAAAAGACCTTCTCAATCAGATCCAACACATCTTGGTTATCAACAAATTCTATGTAGCTCCAGttgatttcttcttttgtaTATTCTTCTTGTTCCATTTTAAATACATGCTGCAAATAATAACAAGTTGACAATCATCATATATTAAAACACAGCAAGGTATATAATGCAAATGAGTGACCGAGGATTATgtcaaaaaaattctaaacctGATTGAAATGCTGTTGAAGTTTTTCATTTGTAAAGTTGATACAGAACTGCTCAAAACTACATAATATGACAAACAGTCAGCTGTAGCTGTATGGAAAAATACTACAATATagcaaataatatttgaaaatcaaaggCTTACCTATTGAACTTGAAACTTTCAAAACCATATATATCAAGAACTCCAATCAACGATTTTGAGTTTGGATCTTGCCCAATagaattgttaattttatccACAAGCCTGCAGCAAAATAAGTAAGTTGTTAAAATCTGAAATATTTGCAAATGTGGTTGAGAACAAGCACCGGTTTAgtggacaaaaatattttagttctctttattttattcttcatgatgataaaaattacaaactGCAACTCCACATATACACACACAGAGCATTGTGAAGGTAGACCCTTTACCAATCAAATAAGCGGGAATAAATGGTTTTAGCTAAGGCATCCCTGCTAAGAACCGCAGCAAGAGGATCGAGAGTTCTTGTAATAACCTCTTCAGGTGTTACCATCACACGCTGTATCAATGCATCTTCCAAGCTCTTGGCATCACACCTACATCACACCATAAATTACTCGATGTTTATGCTGCAAAACCAGCATATGTAATAAAGATCACAAAATGAACCAGAACACATAAAGGGAATAAATAAGTTGTACTTTAGTAGTTCTGCTGTCATGTTGAGATGGAACCTAGATTTCTGGTCCTTGATAACAGATGAGTCTATTTCCTCTCCTTTTGCAAATTCAATGTTCCCAAGATGCAGAATGGCAGCTACAACCCTAAAAATCGCCTCCTGGCAGAGATGGTGTATAAAATGTGTGAAATGAGCAAGAGCACATCATTTTTTAAAGCTAACGCAAACACTGACCTGCTCTTCCTCACTAATGCCAACTATATCCATTGCCCTTCTGGTGGCAAGATATTCCTCAGCATCATTTACTCCATCTAACTTATAGCAGTTGGTCTGATTCAGGTAATGGAATGATTTGGGGTTTTCCAACTTATACCTCTCTCTTTCCTGAAAATTCACAGGGAAAACAATCAATAAGCACTTGAAAGTACAAGCACAGGAAGTACTAAGCATTTGCACTCATTTCAATACAAGCATAAAGCATGAGTACCTCCAGCGGTGCAGCACACAGAAGGTAAAAACAGTGATAGTTTCTTTCAGGGTCAGAAACTTGGCAAACACGAGATCTTTCAAGTAAATAAGTACGTATAGCTGCTCCTGATATCCTCCCATTCTTGTCAAATTGAATCTCAAC encodes:
- the LOC7497596 gene encoding myosin-17; the encoded protein is MATTDNIIVGSHVWVEDPVLAWIDGEVLRINGEQVHVQATNGKTVVANISKVFPKDTEAPPGGVDDMTKLSYLHEPGVLHNLAARYELNEIYTYTGNILIAINPFQRLPHLYDTHMMEQYKGAAFGELSPHVFAVADVAYRQMINEGKSNSILVSGESGAGKTETTKMLMRYLAYMGGRSGVEGRTVEQQVLESNPVLEAFGNAKTVRNNNSSRFGKFVEIQFDKNGRISGAAIRTYLLERSRVCQVSDPERNYHCFYLLCAAPLEERERYKLENPKSFHYLNQTNCYKLDGVNDAEEYLATRRAMDIVGISEEEQEAIFRVVAAILHLGNIEFAKGEEIDSSVIKDQKSRFHLNMTAELLKCDAKSLEDALIQRVMVTPEEVITRTLDPLAAVLSRDALAKTIYSRLFDWLVDKINNSIGQDPNSKSLIGVLDIYGFESFKFNSFEQFCINFTNEKLQQHFNQHVFKMEQEEYTKEEINWSYIEFVDNQDVLDLIEKKPGGIIALLDEACMFPKSTHETFAQKLYQTFKNNKRFIKPKLSRTSFTISHYAGEVMYLADQFLDKNKDYVVAEHQDLLTASKCPFAASLFPPLPEESSKSSKFSSIGSRFKLQLQSLMETLNSTEPHYIRCVKPNNLLKPAIFENANIIQQLRCGGVLEAIRISCAGYPTRRTFYEFLLRFGVLAPEVLEGNHDDKVACQMILDKMGLKGYQLGKTKVFLRAGQMAELDARRTEVLGNAARTIQRQIRTYIARKEFISLRRAAFHLQSHCRGVSARMLYEGLRQEAAALKIQKNFRRHTARKAYLTLCLSAISLQTGLRAMTARNEFRFRKQTKAAIIIQAKLRHHIAYSYYKRLQKAALVSQCGWRQRVARRELRKLKMAAKETGALKEAKDKLEKRVEELTWRLQLEKRLRADLEEEKAQEIAKLQDALREMQIQVEDANARVIKEREEAQKAIEEAPPIIKETPVIVQDTEKVESLTAEVESLKALLLSERQAAEEARKAHADGEARNSELAKKLEDAAKKMDQLQESVQRLEEKLSNSESENQVLRQQALTMSPTGKSLSARPKSMIIQRTPVNGNVANGEVKVASDIILAASNAREPESEEKPQKSLNEKQQENQDLLIKCVSQNLGFSGGKPVAACVIYKCLLHWRSFEVERTTVFDRIIQTIASSIEVPDNNDVLAYWLSNSSTLLLLLQHTLKASGAASLTPQRRRTSSASLFGRMSQGLRASPQSSGLSFLNSRGLSRLDDLRQVEAKYPALLFKQQLTAFLEKIYGMIRDNLKKEISPLLGLCIQAPRTSRASLVKGRSQANAVAQQALIAHWQSIVKSLNSYLKTMKANNVPPFLVRKVFTQIFSFINVQLFNSLLLRRECCSFSNGEYVKAGLAELEQWCYEATEEFAGSAWDELKHIRQAVGFLVIHQKPKKTLNEITKELCPVLSIQQLYRISTMYWDDKYGTHSVSSDVISSMRVMMTEDSNNAVSNSFLLDDDSSIPFSVDDISKSMQQVDIADIDPPSIIRENSGFGFLLPRSE